The following proteins are encoded in a genomic region of Arachis ipaensis cultivar K30076 chromosome B02, Araip1.1, whole genome shotgun sequence:
- the LOC107628042 gene encoding uncharacterized protein LOC107628042 produces MNPSAMLCGQPAPARGGPWRDICQLQIREPQIREKMIRGLSMDVGNGRTIKFWEDVWLPGGRLKEMFPRLFSVSNLTGSVIGECGFWDGLEWIWSLQWRRELFQWELELLHQLHEVLQSVKITTEREDRVVWKYDKTGIFTTNSFVQVMQEAAPPEDITSYSFTSAIWKGFAPPRVELFSWFVLVERVNTKERLCKLGVIDQHDNLCVLCCKSVESAAHLFISCEITWQVWCAWLFALGRIWTMPGTLKQHFESWTNASSRKNERRRWLIGFFAVIWAVWLERNGRVFNNKGSGVMEIINRSFMLSDEWLGGESLGC; encoded by the coding sequence ATGAACCCCTCTGCGATGTTGTGTGGTCAGCCTGCTCCTGCAAGAGGGGGCCCTTGGAGAGATATCTGTCAGCTCCAGATCAGAGAGCCACAAATCAGAGAAAAGATGATCAGAGGCTTATCTATGGATGTAGGGAATGGCAGAACAATCAAATTCTGGGAGGATGTCTGGCTACCTGGTGGGAGGTTGAAAGAGATGTTTCCTAGACTTTTCTCGGTTTCAAACCTCACAGGATCTGTTATAGGGGAAtgcgggttttgggatgggttagaatGGATCTGGAGTCTCCAGTGGAGGAGAGAATTATTTCAGTGGGAGCTGGAGCTTCTACACCAACTCCATGAGGTCTTGCAGTCAGTAAAGATAACAACTGAGAGGGAGGACAGGGTGGTCTGGAAATATGATAAAACTGGTATTTTTActactaactcctttgtgcaggtgATGCAGGAAGCAGCTCCCCCGGAGGATATTACTAGCTATAGCTTTACTAGTGCTATTTGGAAGGGATTCGCTCCGCCAAGGGTTGAGCTATTTTCGTGGTTTGTTTTGGTTGAGAGGGTGAACACTAAAGAGAGACTATGCAAACTAGGTGTCATTGACCAGCATGATAATTTATGTGTTCTATGTTGTAAGTCTGTTGAGTCTGCTGCTCATCTTTTTATTAGCTGTGAGatcacttggcaggtgtggtgtgcatggCTATTCGCCCTTGGCAGGATATGGACTATGCCGGGTACACTAAAACAACACTTTGAGAGCTGGACGAATGCTTCGTCTAGGAAGAATGAGCGGAGGCGGTGGCTGATTGGGTTCTTTGCTGTTATCTGGGCAGTTTGGCTAGAAAGGAATGGTAGAGTCTTCAACAATAAAGGCTCAGGGGTGATGGAAATAATAAACAGATCCTTTATGCTCTCCGACGAGTGGCTTGGTGGTGAATCtcttggttgttga